The Dehalobacter sp. genomic interval TAAAAATTTCGACATTCTGTTTACATCAAAAATATCATCCTATTTGTAATCCAAAATAACACTAAAAACAGGAAATCTTCATTCTTCGCTTGCCCTCAAAACCGGCTGACACTGCCTTTCCAGCCCCATCAGAAGGGCCTCCCTGCGAGCGTGCCTGCGAATCTGTCGAATAGCGTTTCCTAATCTATGGGGTCATGTCATTCTGAGCGTGCCTGCGAATCCGGCTAGGCGGGTATCTCTTTTATAATAATCAACCCATGCCAACCTGCCGCATGTCATAACGATCACGCCGCCACCCCACCAATAAAAAAGGAACGCCTTTTTGCGTTCCTTTAATTTTTTTATTTTTTAATCCTTATGCTTTCTTCTTCCTGCCGATCAACACGATCGATCCCGCGCCCGCAAGCCCTATGCCTGCCAGTGCGATCGGTGCCGTGAAGTCTTGGCCTGTCTGAGGAAGCTCTGCTGCCTCGATCGTTACATCAAGTGTGATATAGTAATTTTGATCGATAGATCCCTCATCCATTGTTTGAACTACAGGCTCTTTGGATCGGTCATAGGCACTGCTGATGCCTACATCTGCAGCGTCTGCGCCGAGCAATGTATAATAATAATAAAGATTTTCATGTTGTGGTGTTGCAATATACGTGAGCCGTGTTGTGCCTGCCTTGAGCCCTGTAAAAATAGCCTCCGCCGGATCCGTAAAGTTGCCTTTCAGGTAAGCAGTATCATAATCCCAGATCCCGCCGCTCACCAATGGCTTCACGCTCAGCCTTCCGCCTTTAAAGATAGTAGCGTCTTGCGGCGAAGATGTGACTCCGGCTTTAAAATTCGCTGTAATATCCTGTGTTGTCGGATTTTGGGTATCAAAGAAATATACATTGTCAGTCGTTAAAACAGTCTCTCCCTGAGTAAAATTATAAGGCAGTGAATTTGAATGTCCAACAGCCAACAGGTATTCTTCATAATCCCCCGAGTAACTAAATAAAGAATAATCTCCCATGAATAAAGCGATATAGCCGTCCCCGTTTGCCTCAAATTTCTGACCTTCGCTGTACACGTTCAAAATGCTTGTCAGCGGGTTCTCAAAACTCCAGAAGCTTTCTAACGCTGTGCAGCCGCTTAAATCAATTTCTGTTATTGCATTCACATCACAAAGCAACGACAACAGACTGCTGTCTCCTGAAGCGTCAATACTGGTGATGCTGTTATACCCTATATCTATG includes:
- a CDS encoding LPXTG cell wall anchor domain-containing protein, which produces NASDFNKIRNFLLKTSATAGVTNGAVMNASFDADDPETWSNVLWSDEGRVVYINWFDRGLAGSFDMSGLTGLTSIDIGYNSITSIDASGDSSLLSLLCDVNAITEIDLSGCTALESFWSFENPLTSILNVYSEGQKFEANGDGYIALFMGDYSLFSYSGDYEEYLLAVGHSNSLPYNFTQGETVLTTDNVYFFDTQNPTTQDITANFKAGVTSSPQDATIFKGGRLSVKPLVSGGIWDYDTAYLKGNFTDPAEAIFTGLKAGTTRLTYIATPQHENLYYYYTLLGADAADVGISSAYDRSKEPVVQTMDEGSIDQNYYITLDVTIEAAELPQTGQDFTAPIALAGIGLAGAGSIVLIGRKKKA